The following coding sequences lie in one Megalodesulfovibrio gigas DSM 1382 = ATCC 19364 genomic window:
- a CDS encoding carbamoyltransferase HypF gives MDPTNPARPAHLARPAHLARPAHLARRRLVVGGQVQGVGFRPYLYRLARQYDLTGFTCNTPDGVVVEVQGAAAAVQAFCRELVPQAPPLARITVCGGEDVEIEADATAFEIRKSTAGEGHAVLVSPDVAICDDCLRELFDPADRRHGHPFINCTNCGPRYTITRSIPYDRPYTSMACFPLCPACAREYHDPADRRFHAQPVACPACGPTVWVQADVHGPRLHEGDAALQAAATALRLGQVVAMKGLGGFHLACDARTEAAVARLRTRKHRPHKPLAVMAASLEAAREIVHVSAAEAALLTSLERPIVLCRVRREAVLAQSLAPGLDTLGVMLPCAPMQYVLFAHLEQPEAPPPVLVMTSGNPGGEPICLGNREALDRLAGMADLFLLHDRDILVRVDDSVLRAPAEDAFPVPEVLPEVSCHPDVPPPPAPPRRLLFLRRARGFTPSPVQLAGAGPAVLGTGPELKATLCLTKGDQAFVSQHLGDLENLETFAFFEEMAAHFQTLLRVAPQAIVHDLHPDFLTTRWARETGARLDVPVFGLQHHAAHAFAVLAEHAVAGPALVLALDGTGLGADRTVWGGEAILADAGSGAWERLAHLRQTPLPGGEAAAREPWRMAMSYGWSLGMDAAALARDLPADLQAAAAFLPQALRAGINAPPTSSCGRLFDAVAALLGLCHRATYEGQAAVLLEQCQDHAAAGIYPCPVRRQDDPWQLDTMALVAAVLEDVRRKVPAGIIARRFHRGLVAGLAELAAGLAARHGLTRVGLSGGCMLNLTLHRELPAALAARGITPLLHRQLPPGDACIALGQAAWGRTQVQAR, from the coding sequence TTGGACCCGACCAACCCGGCCCGCCCGGCTCATCTGGCCCGCCCGGCTCATCTGGCCCGCCCGGCTCATCTGGCCCGCCGCCGCCTGGTGGTGGGTGGCCAGGTGCAGGGGGTGGGCTTCCGGCCCTACCTGTACCGTCTGGCCCGCCAGTACGACCTGACCGGCTTCACCTGCAACACGCCTGACGGCGTGGTGGTGGAGGTGCAGGGCGCTGCCGCTGCCGTGCAGGCCTTCTGCCGCGAGCTGGTGCCCCAGGCCCCGCCCCTGGCGCGCATCACCGTGTGCGGCGGGGAGGATGTGGAGATTGAGGCCGACGCCACCGCCTTCGAGATCCGCAAAAGCACCGCCGGCGAGGGGCACGCCGTGCTGGTGAGCCCGGATGTGGCCATCTGCGACGACTGCCTGCGTGAACTCTTCGACCCCGCAGACCGTCGCCACGGCCACCCGTTCATCAATTGCACCAACTGCGGGCCACGCTACACCATCACCCGGTCCATCCCCTATGACCGGCCGTACACGTCCATGGCCTGCTTCCCCTTGTGTCCGGCCTGCGCCCGGGAATATCACGACCCCGCAGACCGCCGTTTTCACGCCCAGCCCGTGGCCTGCCCGGCCTGCGGTCCCACGGTGTGGGTGCAGGCGGACGTCCACGGCCCGCGGCTGCATGAAGGCGACGCTGCCCTGCAGGCTGCCGCCACGGCCCTGCGTCTGGGGCAGGTGGTGGCCATGAAGGGCCTGGGCGGGTTTCACCTGGCCTGCGATGCCCGCACCGAGGCCGCCGTTGCCAGATTGCGCACGCGCAAGCATCGGCCGCACAAGCCGTTGGCGGTGATGGCGGCCAGCCTGGAGGCTGCCCGGGAGATCGTCCACGTGTCCGCGGCGGAGGCGGCGCTGCTCACCTCTCTGGAGCGGCCCATCGTCCTGTGCCGCGTGCGGCGGGAGGCGGTGCTGGCGCAGTCCCTGGCTCCCGGACTGGACACCCTGGGCGTGATGCTGCCCTGTGCGCCCATGCAATACGTGCTCTTCGCCCATCTGGAACAGCCGGAGGCCCCGCCGCCGGTGCTGGTGATGACCTCGGGCAATCCCGGCGGTGAGCCCATCTGCCTGGGCAACCGCGAAGCCCTGGACCGTCTGGCCGGCATGGCGGATCTGTTCCTGCTCCATGACCGCGACATCCTCGTCCGGGTGGATGATTCCGTGCTCCGCGCCCCGGCCGAGGACGCCTTCCCCGTGCCCGAGGTGCTGCCCGAGGTCTCCTGTCATCCGGATGTCCCGCCGCCCCCGGCGCCCCCGCGACGGCTGCTGTTTTTGCGCCGGGCGAGGGGGTTCACGCCGTCGCCCGTCCAGCTGGCCGGGGCCGGCCCTGCGGTGCTGGGCACGGGGCCAGAGCTCAAGGCCACCCTGTGCTTGACCAAGGGGGACCAGGCCTTTGTCTCCCAGCACCTGGGGGACCTGGAGAACCTGGAAACCTTCGCCTTTTTCGAGGAAATGGCCGCCCACTTCCAGACGCTGCTGCGCGTTGCGCCGCAGGCCATCGTCCATGATCTGCATCCGGATTTCCTGACCACCCGCTGGGCCAGGGAAACGGGGGCGCGGCTGGACGTGCCCGTGTTCGGCCTGCAGCATCATGCCGCCCACGCCTTTGCCGTGCTGGCCGAGCACGCCGTGGCCGGGCCGGCGCTGGTCCTGGCCCTGGACGGCACGGGGTTGGGAGCAGACAGGACCGTCTGGGGCGGGGAGGCCATTCTTGCAGACGCGGGTTCCGGAGCCTGGGAGCGTCTGGCTCATCTGCGTCAGACGCCCCTGCCCGGCGGCGAGGCCGCGGCCCGGGAGCCCTGGCGGATGGCCATGAGTTACGGCTGGAGTCTGGGCATGGACGCTGCGGCCCTGGCACGCGACCTGCCAGCGGATCTGCAGGCCGCGGCGGCCTTTCTGCCCCAGGCGCTGCGGGCGGGAATCAACGCGCCGCCGACATCAAGTTGTGGTCGGTTGTTCGATGCCGTGGCCGCCCTGCTGGGGCTGTGCCATCGCGCCACCTATGAAGGCCAGGCCGCGGTGTTGCTGGAGCAGTGCCAGGACCACGCCGCCGCGGGAATCTATCCCTGCCCCGTGCGCAGGCAGGACGATCCCTGGCAGCTGGACACCATGGCGCTGGTGGCCGCCGTGCTGGAGGACGTACGCCGCAAGGTGCCGGCCGGGATCATCGCCCGGCGCTTCCATCGCGGGCTGGTGGCCGGGCTGGCCGAACTCGCCGCCGGACTGGCGGCCCGGCACGGGCTGACCCGCGTGGGCCTTTCCGGCGGCTGCATGCTGAACCTGACCCTGCATCGTGAACTGCCCGCAGCCCTGGCCGCCCGGGGGATCACGCCGCTGCTGCACCGCCAGCTGCCGCCGGGAGATGCCTGCATCGCCCTGGGGCAGGCCGCCTGGGGCCGCACGCAGGTGCAGGCCAGATAA
- the fliQ gene encoding flagellar biosynthesis protein FliQ, with product MSPDFVIGFAKGAIELTLELALPILLVSLVVGVVVSVLQAATQIQEQTLSFIPKIVSIFVAFIVTFPWLLEKITTYTTEVFVNIPNYIR from the coding sequence ATGTCCCCCGATTTCGTCATCGGTTTTGCCAAGGGCGCCATTGAATTGACGCTGGAGCTGGCCCTGCCCATCCTGCTGGTAAGTCTGGTGGTGGGTGTGGTGGTCTCGGTGCTGCAGGCCGCCACGCAGATTCAGGAGCAGACCCTGAGCTTCATCCCCAAGATCGTCTCCATCTTCGTGGCCTTCATCGTGACCTTCCCGTGGCTGCTGGAAAAGATCACCACCTACACCACGGAAGTGTTCGTCAACATTCCCAATTACATCCGCTGA
- the fliO gene encoding flagellar biosynthetic protein FliO produces MRTTSARPLMPRRSALRAACVVVLVCLLALTAWPGRLLADGDVAPLLAQQQPLWLTTAGPAENATPPLAPDAGLASADASTGNSTSLDAADSAGAVPEAVPPVAASQNSAPPAAAPSPAAVPNASAQLQGDPPAAQPGSLPMPTISWQSYFKALGGLFLILALVFAGLYLLKRLAPRAGFGGSRDRQLQLESTLSLGPRKSVAVVRFLNKQLVLGVTDTHITCLHIQEEDHAPSDEPDMPDQPERSDQPERPGQEPDVLKSFAERLKDHS; encoded by the coding sequence ATGCGCACCACCTCGGCCCGCCCCCTCATGCCGCGGCGCTCTGCCCTGCGCGCCGCCTGCGTCGTTGTCCTGGTCTGTCTGCTGGCCCTGACGGCCTGGCCGGGGCGGCTCCTCGCCGATGGCGACGTGGCCCCCCTGCTGGCGCAACAGCAACCCCTCTGGCTGACCACGGCGGGGCCTGCCGAAAATGCCACCCCCCCCCTTGCGCCCGATGCCGGCCTCGCATCCGCCGACGCCAGCACCGGCAACAGCACCTCCCTTGATGCTGCCGACAGCGCAGGCGCAGTGCCAGAGGCCGTGCCTCCTGTGGCGGCCAGTCAAAATTCCGCCCCCCCGGCAGCGGCGCCCTCCCCTGCTGCCGTGCCCAACGCGTCGGCCCAGCTCCAGGGCGACCCCCCGGCCGCACAGCCCGGTAGCCTGCCCATGCCGACCATCAGCTGGCAAAGCTATTTCAAGGCCTTGGGAGGATTGTTCCTCATCCTGGCGCTGGTGTTCGCCGGGCTGTACCTGCTCAAGCGCCTGGCCCCGCGCGCCGGTTTTGGCGGCTCCAGGGACCGGCAATTGCAGCTGGAGAGCACCCTCTCCCTGGGACCGCGCAAGTCCGTGGCGGTGGTCCGCTTTTTGAATAAGCAACTTGTGCTTGGAGTGACCGACACCCACATCACGTGTCTGCATATTCAGGAAGAGGATCATGCGCCATCAGATGAACCAGACATGCCCGACCAGCCTGAACGGTCCGACCAGCCTGAACGGCCCGGCCAGGAACCCGACGTGCTCAAAAGTTTTGCCGAACGTCTCAAGGATCATTCCTAG
- a CDS encoding LysM peptidoglycan-binding domain-containing protein, with translation MTRLHPSASLLRTARLACCCACMALLGACATTQQPPAAPAMSPLSMEYLDNLDAVILEAGPINVDGVELSEQEKTALNTPLTVRWELNDFARQSIKRQFVHLHYKHNSNLRIWLQRSERYIGYAKRVFRSQGMPEDLAYLPYIESGYNPIACSPAGAMGVWQFMPETGKRYGLACTTYLDERRNPWKATYGAAAYLKKLHNQFGDWSLALAAYNAGEGKIGRACAGTGAKNFFQLAMRNDTLPPETQLKPETLQYVPRFIAMVKIANNLEALGYQPVNELVHAEPQRHDIPPNVDLKAMAQHLGMDWDTFRSHNPHFRISVSPPSGESHVYLPQGHAEQVQAFLARPVLATAKAKTAALAELSGVDPKAGFGSSRDKTSWHVVERGDTFPKIAAKYKVPVDLLMKINKQRSKDLSPGEVIALPSARDIASTQPAPSAKQIAEAAAKARQTKPAETPKASPAYVVQAGDTLFSLAKKYNVSVDALLKANALSEAGSLRIGMTLNLPAAAAPVQQAQQAPAAPRSQQSAAAPAKQSDKPAATADKATGKKTIYKVAQGDTIWSIARKFQVSPFDILSWNNMNKDSAIKPGDKLAVYVASN, from the coding sequence ATGACGCGCCTTCATCCTTCCGCCAGCCTGCTGCGCACCGCGCGCCTGGCGTGCTGTTGCGCCTGCATGGCCCTGCTGGGCGCATGCGCCACGACGCAACAGCCACCCGCGGCACCCGCCATGAGCCCGTTGAGCATGGAGTATCTGGACAATCTGGATGCCGTCATCCTTGAGGCCGGCCCCATCAACGTGGATGGCGTGGAGCTTTCCGAACAGGAAAAAACCGCCCTGAACACGCCCCTCACCGTGCGCTGGGAGCTCAACGACTTTGCCCGCCAGTCTATCAAACGCCAGTTCGTCCACCTGCACTACAAACACAACAGCAACCTCCGCATCTGGCTGCAGCGGTCCGAACGCTACATCGGCTACGCCAAGCGGGTGTTCCGCTCCCAGGGGATGCCCGAGGATCTTGCCTATCTGCCATACATAGAAAGCGGCTACAATCCCATCGCCTGCTCCCCGGCCGGCGCCATGGGCGTCTGGCAATTCATGCCCGAAACCGGCAAACGCTACGGCCTGGCCTGCACCACCTATCTCGACGAACGCCGCAACCCCTGGAAAGCCACCTACGGCGCCGCCGCCTACCTGAAAAAACTGCACAATCAGTTCGGAGACTGGTCCCTGGCCCTGGCTGCCTACAACGCCGGGGAAGGCAAGATCGGCCGGGCCTGCGCCGGCACCGGGGCCAAGAACTTCTTCCAGCTGGCCATGCGCAACGACACCCTGCCCCCGGAAACCCAGCTCAAGCCGGAAACCCTGCAGTACGTGCCGCGCTTCATCGCCATGGTCAAGATCGCCAACAACCTTGAGGCCTTGGGGTATCAGCCAGTGAACGAGCTGGTGCACGCCGAGCCCCAGCGCCACGACATCCCGCCGAACGTGGACCTCAAGGCCATGGCCCAGCACCTGGGTATGGACTGGGACACCTTCCGCAGCCACAACCCCCATTTTCGCATTTCCGTGAGCCCTCCCAGCGGCGAAAGCCACGTCTATCTGCCGCAGGGACACGCCGAACAGGTGCAGGCCTTCCTGGCCCGCCCGGTGCTGGCCACCGCCAAGGCCAAGACTGCGGCTCTGGCCGAGCTCTCGGGCGTGGACCCCAAGGCCGGCTTTGGCTCTTCCCGCGACAAGACGTCCTGGCACGTGGTGGAGCGTGGAGACACCTTCCCCAAAATCGCCGCCAAATACAAGGTGCCTGTGGACCTGCTGATGAAAATCAACAAGCAGCGCTCCAAGGACCTGAGCCCCGGCGAGGTCATCGCCCTGCCCTCGGCCAGGGACATCGCCAGCACCCAGCCGGCGCCCTCGGCCAAACAGATTGCCGAAGCCGCCGCCAAGGCACGTCAGACCAAGCCCGCGGAGACCCCGAAAGCCAGCCCTGCCTATGTGGTGCAGGCCGGCGACACGCTGTTTTCCCTGGCGAAAAAGTACAATGTCAGTGTGGATGCCCTGCTCAAGGCCAACGCCCTCTCCGAGGCCGGCTCCCTGCGCATCGGCATGACGCTGAATTTGCCGGCTGCCGCCGCGCCCGTCCAGCAGGCCCAGCAGGCCCCGGCCGCGCCCAGGTCGCAGCAGTCTGCTGCCGCACCGGCAAAGCAGAGCGACAAGCCCGCCGCCACCGCCGACAAGGCCACCGGCAAGAAGACCATCTACAAGGTGGCCCAGGGCGACACCATCTGGTCCATTGCCCGCAAGTTCCAGGTCTCCCCCTTCGACATCCTCTCCTGGAACAACATGAACAAGGACTCGGCCATCAAGCCCGGGGACAAGCTCGCCGTGTACGTGGCGTCCAACTGA
- the fliP gene encoding flagellar type III secretion system pore protein FliP (The bacterial flagellar biogenesis protein FliP forms a type III secretion system (T3SS)-type pore required for flagellar assembly.): MALLLGAAAAHAQPSTNFAFPELNLTLSGGQTEPEKVTTTLEILFLLTVLSLAPAIVMTMTSFTRIIIVFSFVRQALGTQQLPPTQVLSSLAIFMTVIIMMPTGKVINDNALQPYLDERIGFREALTRAEQPLREFLFKHTREQDLAIFYSIAKIDRPQNKETVPTMLLAAAFIISEIKTGFIIGFLIYIPFLILDMVVSSILLAMGMMMLPPVMVSMPFKLLLFVMIDGWGLLTASLVNSFTAV, from the coding sequence ATGGCCCTGCTCCTTGGCGCTGCCGCGGCGCACGCGCAGCCTTCCACCAACTTTGCCTTTCCCGAGCTCAACCTCACCCTGTCCGGCGGGCAAACCGAACCAGAAAAGGTCACCACCACCCTGGAGATCCTTTTTCTGCTCACCGTGCTCTCCCTGGCGCCAGCCATCGTCATGACGATGACGAGCTTCACCCGCATCATCATCGTCTTCTCCTTCGTCCGGCAGGCCCTGGGCACGCAGCAGCTGCCACCCACCCAGGTGCTCAGCAGTCTGGCCATCTTCATGACGGTGATCATCATGATGCCCACGGGCAAGGTCATAAACGACAACGCCCTGCAACCCTACCTGGACGAACGCATCGGCTTCCGCGAAGCCCTGACGCGGGCCGAACAGCCCCTGCGCGAATTCCTGTTCAAGCACACCCGCGAGCAGGATCTGGCCATCTTCTACTCCATCGCCAAGATTGACCGGCCGCAGAACAAGGAGACCGTGCCCACCATGCTCCTGGCTGCGGCGTTCATCATCAGTGAAATCAAAACCGGCTTTATCATCGGCTTCCTCATCTATATCCCGTTCCTGATCCTGGATATGGTGGTCTCATCCATCCTGCTGGCCATGGGGATGATGATGCTGCCGCCGGTCATGGTGTCCATGCCATTCAAATTGCTGTTGTTTGTGATGATTGATGGCTGGGGGCTGCTCACGGCGTCCCTGGTGAACAGCTTCACGGCCGTCTGA
- a CDS encoding TrmH family RNA methyltransferase: MNERTLSDSTDASEKLQPAHQKLEQQDWLVGKKAVLEQLMAEASRVEQVLLLKGRPSKQFREIMDACHDAGVRTQWRDARWFESLGPAGKQGVAARVAAAAYLDGESLLAQAQDAPLPVVLMLDQVQDTQNVGTMVRSAWALGAGGIIMPKHNAAHLGAGAARAAAGALHKLPIARATNLARTLEWAEQAGWQCLALRRDAEAVSLWDMPLRFPVCFVLGGEDKGVRPGVAKACEASVWIPLPRESDSLNVAQAAGMALAVAAMRQAGR, from the coding sequence ATGAATGAACGCACTCTCTCCGACTCCACCGATGCTTCCGAAAAACTGCAGCCCGCACACCAGAAGTTGGAGCAGCAGGATTGGCTTGTGGGAAAAAAGGCGGTGCTGGAGCAGTTGATGGCCGAAGCGTCGCGTGTGGAGCAGGTGCTGTTGCTGAAGGGACGGCCCAGCAAACAGTTCCGTGAAATCATGGATGCCTGCCATGACGCCGGCGTGCGCACCCAGTGGCGCGATGCCCGCTGGTTTGAGTCGCTGGGGCCGGCCGGCAAGCAGGGTGTGGCGGCGCGGGTGGCGGCTGCGGCCTATCTGGACGGGGAATCCCTGCTGGCGCAGGCCCAGGACGCTCCCTTGCCGGTGGTGCTGATGCTTGATCAGGTGCAGGACACGCAGAACGTGGGCACCATGGTTCGTTCGGCCTGGGCGCTGGGAGCCGGGGGCATCATCATGCCCAAGCACAATGCCGCGCACCTGGGCGCCGGCGCTGCCAGGGCTGCGGCCGGGGCCCTGCACAAGCTGCCCATCGCCCGGGCCACCAATCTGGCCAGGACCCTGGAATGGGCCGAGCAGGCCGGCTGGCAGTGCCTGGCCCTGCGTCGGGATGCCGAGGCCGTGTCCCTGTGGGATATGCCCCTGCGGTTTCCGGTGTGTTTTGTGCTTGGCGGAGAAGACAAAGGCGTGCGGCCCGGCGTGGCCAAGGCGTGCGAAGCCTCGGTCTGGATCCCCTTGCCCCGGGAGTCGGATTCCCTGAATGTGGCCCAGGCTGCGGGCATGGCCCTGGCCGTGGCGGCCATGCGGCAGGCAGGGCGATGA